The genomic window ACGCTGCGGGCCGCGACCGGTGCCGTCGCGACGATAACCGTCGATGCCGACGCTGTCGACGAGTTCGGAGGCGGATTCGGAGCCGACTCGAGGTATCGCCTGGCGACGCGGTCGGTGTCGCCGGACGACGGCTACGGATTCGTGTCCGTGCTCCGCGCCGCCGACGAGACGGTGCGCTCGGTGACGGTCGCAGAAGATGACCCGATCGACAACGAGTTCGTCGGCTGGCTCTCGGGGACCGTCCTCCTCGCGGTACGCGACGGCAACGCGATCCCGTTTCCGAACGAAAACGAGACCGTGCAGGACGGCGACCGGCTCTTTGTCATGGGCACCCCCGCAGAACTGGAGCCGCTGTCGGCGAACGAGCCGGGGTCGGCAGCGTAATAGATCCGGACGAGTGCCGAATCGGCTGTGTCAGGCCCGATTCACGTCATCCGTCTCGTCTCGAGCGGCCTCGATGTGATGGCGCTCGATGCGAACCGTCGACGCCTTCTCGTTGGCCGCTTCGGGACCGTACTCGCTCGCGACCTCGCGGATCGCCCGCATCGAGGCGTTCCTGATCAGGGCCTCGAGGTCGGCCCCGGTGTAGCCCTCGAGTTCGCCCGCGAGTTCGGCGATGTCGACATCGTCGTCGAGCGGTTTCCCCTGTGCGTGGACCTCGAGGATCTTCTCGCGGGCCTCGAGATCGGGCTCGCCGACGAAGACGTGGGTATCGAGCCGACCGGGCCGGAGCAGCGCGGGATCGATCTGGTCCTTGCGGTTGGTCGCGGCCAGCACGACGAGGTTGGGGTTCTCCCGCATCCCGTCGAGTTCAGTCAGAAGCTGCGAGACGACGCGTTCGGTGACCTCGTGGCCGTCGCCTCGAGCGGCCGCGATGGCGTCGATCTCGTCGAAGAAGACGATCGACGGGGCCGACTGGCGGGCGCGCTCGAACACCTCGCGGATCGCCTTCTCGCTCTCACCGACGTAGCGGTCGACGATCTCGGGACCGTCGACGCGGACGAAGTTAACGTCGGTTTCGCCCGCGAGTGCGCGTGCGAGTAACGTTTTTCCGGTTCCGGGCGGGCCGTACAGGAGGACGCCGGACGGCGGATCGGTGTTCGTCTCCTCGAAGAGCCGGTCGTAGGTCAGCGGCCACTCGACCGACTCGCGGAGCGTCTGTTTAGCCGTCTCCAAGCCCCCGACATCGGAGAAATCGGTGGTCGGGGACTCGGCGACGTACTCGCGCATGGCCGAGGGTTCGACGGCCGCGAGCGCGGTATCGAAGTGGGTTTTCCGAACCATCGGATTCCGGTTCCACGTTCGCTGCTCATCGGTATCGGTCGGCCGGTCGCGAATCGCGGCCATCGCGGCCTCGCTCGCGACGGCGTCGAGATCCGCCCCGACGAAGCCGTGGGTTCGCCGCGCAATTGCGTCGATGTCCACGTCGTCGGCCAGTGGCATCCCGCGAGTGTGTACCTCGAGGATCTCTCGGCGACCCTCCTCGTCGGGGACGCCGATCTGGATCTCGCGGTCGAACCGGCCGCCCCGGCGGAGCGCGGGATCGATCGCGTCGACGCGGTTGGTCGCGCCGATGACGATGACCTCGCCGCGGGCGTCGAGACCGTCC from Natrinema versiforme includes these protein-coding regions:
- a CDS encoding AAA family ATPase yields the protein MSSSESDGVTLSVRAAEKGDAGRGVARIPEPARRQLGILSGDTVVIEGDETTVAKMWPADQSVPENAVQIDGDTRANAGVHVGDTVSVRAKDKSTITDADRVTLVAPPGLPDRQRRAAESEATEKLRNRPVRAGEQVRIEGIDQQPFRVTDTDPDGDVRITDATTIRIVDAEVGPGDTATSSGSGAGGRSHRSSESTGTPTATDSGSEVAADEPEPSPSSGVTYEDIGGLDEELEQVREMIELPLSEPELFRRLGVEPPSGVLLYGPPGTGKTLIARAVANEVDARFETISGPEIMSKYKGESEERLRDVFETAEANAPTIIFFDEIDSIAGTRDDEGDAENRIVGQLLTLMDGLDARGEVIVIGATNRVDAIDPALRRGGRFDREIQIGVPDEEGRREILEVHTRGMPLADDVDIDAIARRTHGFVGADLDAVASEAAMAAIRDRPTDTDEQRTWNRNPMVRKTHFDTALAAVEPSAMREYVAESPTTDFSDVGGLETAKQTLRESVEWPLTYDRLFEETNTDPPSGVLLYGPPGTGKTLLARALAGETDVNFVRVDGPEIVDRYVGESEKAIREVFERARQSAPSIVFFDEIDAIAAARGDGHEVTERVVSQLLTELDGMRENPNLVVLAATNRKDQIDPALLRPGRLDTHVFVGEPDLEAREKILEVHAQGKPLDDDVDIAELAGELEGYTGADLEALIRNASMRAIREVASEYGPEAANEKASTVRIERHHIEAARDETDDVNRA